The sequence GGTATTGACCTCTAGCCtctacaataattttttttttcttttcattctaaTTTGTTTAGATGCTTCACATTAAAAATCATGGAGCTAGGAAAGGCGAAGCTTCTGAGAACTGGCCTTAATGCTTTATACCAAGCAATTCACCCTGTGCATGGTATTGCCTGGACAGATGGGAAACAGGTGATACTAACTTCTTTACACCTTCATAATGGAGAACCAAAATTTGGTGACTCGAGTGTTGTCGGTCAGTTTGAACATGTCCATGGGCTCTACTGGGGCCCGTGTCCCCCTGAtgccccagctctgcttgctGTTCAACATAAAAAGCATATCACCATTTGGCAGCTCTGTTTCAatgttacagaaagaaataagctCTTAGTTTCTCAGATATGCGACATCAGTGAGCCGTTTCCAGTGCTCCCCCAAGGGTGCGTGTGGCATCCGAAGAAGGAGATCTTGGCTGTGCTAACTACACGGGATGCCTCCGTCTTACACTCTGTTCACCTCAACAACTCAAGGATTAAAGCAGATATTAAAGGCAGCGGCCTCATCCACTGCGCTTGTTGGACGAAGGAAGGCAATCGCTTAGTAGTGGGAGTAGGCAGTGCCCTTCATTCTTACTTGTGGGATGATgctcagaaaacactgaatgcTTGTTCTTTTTGCCCGATCTTTGATGTAGGAGGCTACATCTGTGCTGTGGAAGCTACTCTGAATTTCCAAGTTGCTGTTGCCACCGAGCTTCCTCTAGACAAAATCTGTGGCTTAAATGCTGGCGTTGCATTTGAAGTTCCGGCGAGCATTGAAACAGAGTCCTTCCCCTCACAGTCCAGCTTATGTGGTGAAGAAGAGTATTCCAtggatggggggaaaaaatcactGGACTCTGAGAAGCCGTTGTCTGTTGTTACATCTCCTGTGGATCTAACTCACATACTTTCTAGCAAGCAGGGTGCTGATTCCAGTCCTCTTCTTCATCTGAGGCCCAAGGACTACCTAACAGGAAGTGGCCAAGATTCTTCACATCTCATCTTGGTGACTTTTGAAAGAAAGGTTACCTCTACCAAAAAAGTTAGCATCCCAGGCATTCTGGTTCCTGATATAATGGCTTTTGACCCCAAAATGCAAACTGTGTCGGTTGCCTCCAATACTTGTAACGTTATTTTAGTCTATTCACTGACTTCTGCCAATTTACCCAATATTCAACAAATTCAGctagagaaaaatgagaaaccAAAGGGTCTGTGTTTCTTGACCAATAAATTGTTACTGATACTGGTTGGAAGACAAAAATTCACTGACCCtgcatttcttccctcttcaaGATCAGATAAATACATGATCCGATTGATGATTAAGGAACTAATATTTGAAATGGGTCCATCTGCATCAGTTAATGGGAGCTCCAGTTTGAACCTTTCAAACATACCTCATGATCTCTCTACAGATGTTCACCCTCTCAGCCGTGGACTCGTGATACCAGATCGTGCTGCCATTCAGTCCCCTACCAGCAGAAGGAAACTCATTGAAGAAATTAAGAGTCCTCTTTATGAACAAAGCTTGTCATTGAACGTGAGTGACctcaaagataaaaatatttccatgaatTTTCCTCCAGCTGTTGAGTCTCTCGATGCTGAACCAGTTAATCGGACTGCAGCACTGTCTGCCACATCGCTGGCATTTTCTAACAAGCCAACATCTCCaaaaaggcaggcagaggcagcttcCAAAATACCAAATTCTTACAGGAATAGCCTATTCAGTGAAAAGGAGACAAgttactttttgaaaaatgtagaaaaactgTCTGGTAACTTCACAGAATTACAGCATCACCTCTGTGAATTAACTGAGCTGCTAAAATCTGGGAAGAGAAATCCTCCAGTGTACCCATCTTCTCAGGAACCCTCTTTTATTAACATCACGTGCCAGGTAATTTCAATATTGAAGCCTTAATGATAAAATCTGTTTATGAATGTATGTTCTTTGTACGGATTTAAAACATGAACTTTTGTCAGATCATGTGCAGGAAGGATGACATCCTATGAATGTTTAGTACATGCAAATTTGGTGCATATGACTGATCTCACTGCACACAGGTGAATCCGATAGGAGTCTGATTTAGACTTATTTAGGCTTTATGTAAGCCTGGCTTGTTTTTGTTGTCCTTCTTCCCTACTCTTCCTGTAATGGCACCTCAGTCCCTAtttacagttcttttaaaagtacgtatttgtgttttctctgaTGGGAGATAGAATGagggaaatatttcagataattttttaaactaaactgaaaataatgtatCTGAAATTGTTGCCGTTTCAGATGGATGCTGTAGTAGTGCTTTCATTCTTGCAGTTATCTGTACCAGTGGTAAAACCAgagcatttctggaaaaaaaaagaccattctCATGTAATGGTCAATAGGATTAGATTTCCATCCTGTTCCTGTAGGTGGGACTAATGTTACAAGTCCCATTCCTTTGCAggctttcagtgtttttaaagcGATGTAATATTTGGGAATGTgcagctccctgtccccacctcGCACTGGGCTGAGCTCGTTGGCTATGACCCGGGCAAGCGTACCTTCTCCTTCTGCACAGATCTCTGGTGGGGCTCCAGAGAACCCACGCATGACAGCTCAGTTGCAGAATTAAAGACTTGTATGAAGTTCTAGGAAGGTGATGCTTTTCCTAGGCAacttctgaagttttctgtttagaaatttAGACAAGGGAAAATTTCCATGTATGGGAATTGGTATCAATCTCCTGTCCTCCTATGAGGACAACTAAAATAATGgagactgaaacaaaaaaagaaaaatgctttggctCTGAAACTGAAATGTTGCTAATTAGCATTGAGCGCGCTGTCTGAGAAGGAAAGAGACCCCTAGGGACACAATAGATAATTCCATTAGCATAGcttaaaaatggatttaaaatcaaatttcatGTGAAAGACACTTTCCTTGGCTGAAAGAAGGCACTTCCAAATCTCATGCTAGAAAGTGTAAGTTACCTGATTATCAAAATATGGCACAAATCTACTAGGTCTCTTCTATAATTCAGATTAATAAACCT comes from Ciconia boyciana chromosome 3, ASM3463844v1, whole genome shotgun sequence and encodes:
- the LOC140650290 gene encoding WD repeat and coiled-coil-containing protein isoform X4; this encodes MELGKAKLLRTGLNALYQAIHPVHGIAWTDGKQVILTSLHLHNGEPKFGDSSVVGQFEHVHGLYWGPCPPDAPALLAVQHKKHITIWQLCFNVTERNKLLVSQICDISEPFPVLPQGCVWHPKKEILAVLTTRDASVLHSVHLNNSRIKADIKGSGLIHCACWTKEGNRLVVGVGSALHSYLWDDAQKTLNACSFCPIFDVGGYICAVEATLNFQVAVATELPLDKICGLNAGVAFEVPASIETESFPSQSSLCDVHPLSRGLVIPDRAAIQSPTSRRKLIEEIKSPLYEQSLSLNVSDLKDKNISMNFPPAVESLDAEPVNRTAALSATSLAFSNKPTSPKRQAEAASKIPNSYRNSLFSEKETSYFLKNVEKLSGNFTELQHHLCELTELLKSGKRNPPVYPSSQEPSFINITCQKQLSRSDSDERRAVILCGGKLRLNIVQQIFNLSLVEMQHGSSWIVLTADSEGFVPLMFTSMQEIVVRDASTKGYSARSSKTLDIISSTEGCRPTSSESLDITSSLEGLRDCSPKALDSSSPSEQPSSKM
- the LOC140650290 gene encoding WD repeat and coiled-coil-containing protein isoform X3, with the translated sequence MELGKAKLLRTGLNALYQAIHPVHGIAWTDGKQVILTSLHLHNGEPKFGDSSVVGQFEHVHGLYWGPCPPDAPALLAVQHKKHITIWQLCFNVTERNKLLVSQICDISEPFPVLPQGCVWHPKKEILAVLTTRDASVLHSVHLNNSRIKADIKGSGLIHCACWTKEGNRLVVGVGSALHSYLWDDAQKTLNACSFCPIFDVGGYICAVEATLNFQVAVATELPLDKICGLNAGVAFEVPASIETESFPSQSSLCGEEEYSMDGGKKSLDSEKPLSVVTSPVDLTHILSSKQGADSSPLLHLRPKDYLTGSGQDSSHLILVTFERKVTSTKKVSIPGILVPDIMAFDPKMQTVSVASNTCNVILVYSLTSANLPNIQQIQLEKNEKPKGLCFLTNKLLLILVGRQKFTDPAFLPSSRSDKYMIRLMIKELIFEMGPSASVNGSSSLNLSNIPHDLSTDVHPLSRGLVIPDRAAIQSPTSRRKLIEEIKSPLYEQSLSLNKQLSRSDSDERRAVILCGGKLRLNIVQQIFNLSLVEMQHGSSWIVLTADSEGFVPLMFTSMQEIVVRDASTKGYSARSSKTLDIISSTEGCRPTSSESLDITSSLEGLRDCSPKALDSSSPSEQPSSKM
- the LOC140650290 gene encoding WD repeat and coiled-coil-containing protein isoform X2, with protein sequence MELGKAKLLRTGLNALYQAIHPVHGIAWTDGKQVILTSLHLHNGEPKFGDSSVVGQFEHVHGLYWGPCPPDAPALLAVQHKKHITIWQLCFNVTERNKLLVSQICDISEPFPVLPQGCVWHPKKEILAVLTTRDASVLHSVHLNNSRIKADIKGSGLIHCACWTKEGNRLVVGVGSALHSYLWDDAQKTLNACSFCPIFDVGGYICAVEATLNFQVAVATELPLDKICGLNAGVAFEVPASIETESFPSQSSLCGEEEYSMDGGKKSLDSEKPLSVVTSPVDLTHILSSKQGADSSPLLHLRPKDYLTGSGQDSSHLILVTFERKVTSTKKVSIPGILVPDIMAFDPKMQTVSVASNTCNVILVYSLTSANLPNIQQIQLEKNEKPKGLCFLTNKLLLILVGRQKFTDPAFLPSSRSDKYMIRLMIKELIFEMGPSASVNGSSSLNLSNIPHDLSTDVHPLSRGLVIPDRAAIQSPTSRRKLIEEIKSPLYEQSLSLNVSDLKDKNISMNFPPAVESLDAEPVNRTAALSATSLAFSNKPTSPKRQAEAASKIPNSYRNSLFSEKETSYFLKNVEKLSGNFTELQHHLCELTELLKSGKRNPPVYPSSQEPSFINITCQKQLSRSDSDERRAVILCGGKLRLNIVQQIFNLSLVEMQHAGNVSLNSLTPHELYFISSST
- the LOC140650290 gene encoding WD repeat and coiled-coil-containing protein isoform X1 → MELGKAKLLRTGLNALYQAIHPVHGIAWTDGKQVILTSLHLHNGEPKFGDSSVVGQFEHVHGLYWGPCPPDAPALLAVQHKKHITIWQLCFNVTERNKLLVSQICDISEPFPVLPQGCVWHPKKEILAVLTTRDASVLHSVHLNNSRIKADIKGSGLIHCACWTKEGNRLVVGVGSALHSYLWDDAQKTLNACSFCPIFDVGGYICAVEATLNFQVAVATELPLDKICGLNAGVAFEVPASIETESFPSQSSLCGEEEYSMDGGKKSLDSEKPLSVVTSPVDLTHILSSKQGADSSPLLHLRPKDYLTGSGQDSSHLILVTFERKVTSTKKVSIPGILVPDIMAFDPKMQTVSVASNTCNVILVYSLTSANLPNIQQIQLEKNEKPKGLCFLTNKLLLILVGRQKFTDPAFLPSSRSDKYMIRLMIKELIFEMGPSASVNGSSSLNLSNIPHDLSTDVHPLSRGLVIPDRAAIQSPTSRRKLIEEIKSPLYEQSLSLNVSDLKDKNISMNFPPAVESLDAEPVNRTAALSATSLAFSNKPTSPKRQAEAASKIPNSYRNSLFSEKETSYFLKNVEKLSGNFTELQHHLCELTELLKSGKRNPPVYPSSQEPSFINITCQKQLSRSDSDERRAVILCGGKLRLNIVQQIFNLSLVEMQHGSSWIVLTADSEGFVPLMFTSMQEIVVRDASTKGYSARSSKTLDIISSTEGCRPTSSESLDITSSLEGLRDCSPKALDSSSPSEQPSSKM